In the Vespa crabro chromosome 10, iyVesCrab1.2, whole genome shotgun sequence genome, one interval contains:
- the LOC124427221 gene encoding rho guanine nucleotide exchange factor 2 isoform X3, giving the protein MEKRQEVLAPFSSDECPNSGEDSEEDVITDYLGSSHSDCDRVPTINGDLGGLSLHGNIVTETGYTEDNTNKTITMSGGNSEQQQQHPLLTLGTNIQTQPNPLVPIISVTPHSPGFAKNYPVLEDNLQHLHEIHDWIQRMRDLTMNTLGNNNRMPHDVPQRLTSSCPSLCPLILIEGGHRSNNHEAGSDPDLLVNCSTNSSPTHFPSMNSHAQPVQGIDRRRSWTDLEDTRRGRRRYSGQNHLQAQNMRQRSISLSSLDSEMELELDGKSCSGPVGVGNRACRSQASTHSLNEADLVQSEYQKIVLKRNSQRLGESSSLMPGLTGARLPLQKSISTPSIVTPPIHTHLTESGTRTTPSLAAETAYDDQHSEKTRRKRGSIFFRKKKDKSGKKNSQQQHAWTTMTTGAQGNHQCDVCMKQSTSKPILHCENCGLSVHQSQGCKDHLVSECTKSKHQSVKAVIKSTSSISSVTSNNSVKRGSTASLPLPTSSGSGSQTINEEKDTDGSGSHRDASSGWEEFDFGDEAHQFTVGDLEGLDPELGLGKEEHDSWSTAIGRHVASRLVDHCEREVKRQEHIYEFVLTEKHHCLVLLAMERIFVEGLRRHFRLGQPNLERMFPRLRDLIEIHLRFLQKLRKRQNANSVVPTIADILVEQFSGENAQRMKSAYGEFCSRHREAVETYKYYLHHDTRFERFVRHCQTNPLLKKKGIPECILFVTQRLTKYPLLVEPLIKTGIMQDEGESLRKALGLVKEILADVDACVADKEREDRKLEIYNKIDAKSFATYRGAKFKKSDIMAFNRILKFEGTAYLMQGRGKTTAIVVVVLSDILFFLVERDQKYAFLVPDNKAASVVSLQKLLVREKAGQESRGIYLISSNPAEPEMFELKVQKPKDKQFWIQAIRSAVEACPQEPENDTDVLMDGNSNNELRDTRSSSISMLSVEERQKMIKAKESHIFRIVGELRKKDAEQALLFEEKINLQVRLLRASNIWNENDSDYEKTDKVEKEIRDYTRLVQMEATDTTQLWQEVVVAVQEATRLASSLSFSTGGATLSRSLSSAGERHSEAYVPPALCVPRRAETFAGFDNNKERYPVRESAAMNVGSSLPKVGEFSKESPEDKESSELDANKDQQWTAIRLSHHVYTLLCIISNQMTTIDSLQAQLAACKEGSMGKSSNNRPNPNRQLEELRNLQDQLSREKAAFRAASQQEKNQLEEERAELARQREQLAAEQRDVTQQRDQLYRRLEALERQGLKAGSTTGPTTIHLSHVTQATEIVQPRKSQADAKRIPMNLISATNQQKVQSNVPVKQQLPLKLASGSNNNSRSGSTASHYSPDRHTRTGSSPAIVTGSTFSSPELGNSHGNSGTTSQIHSSNRSLRNTRSPPESYQQQHQRAEQQQPLEEEVIFF; this is encoded by the exons atGAATGTCCCAATAGCGGAGAGGATAGCGAAGAGGATGTAATAACGGACTATCTTGGCTCATCGCATTCCGACTGTGACCGTGTGCCTACTATTAATGGAGATCTTGGTGGCCTGAGTCTACATGGAAATATAGTCACAGAAACTGGTTATACCGaagataataccaataaaacAATCACCATGTCTGGAGGGAATTCtgagcagcaacagcaacatcCGTTGCTTACACTTGGTACTAATATTCAAACTCAGCCTAATCCTCTTGTACCCATTATTAGTGTCACACCTCATTCTCCTGGTTTTGCTAAGAACTATCCTGTATTag aggACAATCTGCAGCATTTGCATGAAATTCATGACTGGATTCAACGTATGAGAGACTTGACGATGAATACTTTGGGAAACAATAATCGTATGCCCCATGATGTACCTCAGAGACTGACCTCTTCGTGTCCTTCCTTATGTCCATTGATACTTATAGAGGGTGGACATCGTTCCAATAATCATGAAGCAGGATCTGATCCAGATCTCCTTGTTAACTGTTCAACCAATAGCTCTCCGACACATTTTCCATCTATGAACTCTCATGCACAACCTGTACAGGGCATAGACAGAAGACGAAGTTGGACAGATTTGGAAGATACTAGACGTGGCCGACGCAGATATTCCGGGCAAAATCATCTGCAAGCACAAAATAtg cGACAACGCAGCATTAGTTTAAGTAGTCTGGACAGTGAAATGGAACTAGAACTAGATGGAAAATCTTGTAGTGGACCTGTAGGGGTAGGTAATCGAGCATGCAGATCACAAGCAAGTACTCATTCCTTAAATGAGGCAGACCTTGTGCAG AGTGAATATCAGAAGATtgtcttaaaaagaaatagtcaAAGATTAGGTGAAAGTAGCAGTTTGATGCCAGGTTTAACTGGTGCACGTTTACCTCTCCAGAAATCTATTTCAACCCCTTCCATCGTTACACCGCCAATTCATACGCATCTCACTGAGTCCGGAACACGAACAACACCTTCTCTAGCAGC agAAACTGCATATGATGATCAACATTCTGAGAAGACCAGAAGAAAGCGTGGATCTATTTTCTTCCGTAAGAAAAAG GATAAAagtgggaaaaaaaatagtcaACAGCAACATGCATGGACCACAATGACAACTGGAGCACAGGGAAATCATCAATGTGATGTTTGCATGAAGCAATCAACGAGTAAACCAATTCTTCATTGTGAAA ATTGCGGATTATCGGTACATCAAAGTCAAGGATGCAAGGATCATTTGGTATCAGAATGTACCAAGTCTAAGCATCAGTCTGTAAAAGCTGTTATAAAATCAACATCGAGTATTTCTTCGGTTACAAGTAACAATAGCGTGAAAAGAGGTTCGACGGCATCGTTACCATTACCAACATCATCTGGAAGTGGAAG TCAAACAATTAATGAGGAAAAGGATACAGATGGTAGTGGTTCACATCGGGATGCTTCCAG tgGTTGGGAAGAATTCGATTTTGGAGATGAAGCACATCAGTTTACTGTAGGTGATCTTGAAGGCTTAGATCCTGAACTGGGCTTAGGAAAGGAAGAACATGATTCATGGAGTACAGCCATTGGAAGACACGTAGCATCACGTCTCGTAGATCATTGTGAACGCGAAGTGAAGAGGCAAGagcatatatatgaatttgtgTTAACAGAGAAACATCATTGCTTAGTATTATTAGCCATGGAAAGGATCTTCGTGGAAGGTTTACGACGTCATTTCCGTTTGGGACAACCAAATCTAGAACGAATGTTTCCAAGATTACGTGATCTCATCGAAATTCATTTAAGATTTCTACAGAAATTACGTAAACGTCAAAATGCAAATTCCGTTGTTCCTACTATCGCCGACATACTCGTCGAACAATTCTCAGGTGAAAATGCGCAACGTATGAAAAGTGCATATGGAGAATTTTGTAGTCGTCATAGAGAAGCCGTTGAAacttataagtattatttgcATCATGATACTCGATTTGAACGTTTTGTACGTCACTGTCAG ACAAATCCTTTGTTGAAGAAGAAGGGTATTCCAGAATGTATATTGTTCGTTACACAACGTTTAACAAAATATCCATTACTAGTCGAACCACTTATTAAAACCGGTATTATGCAAGATGAAGGAGAGAGCTTGAGAAAAGCTTTGGGACTAGTGAAAGAAATTTTAGCTGATGTAGATGCGTGCGTGGCAgataaagaaagggaagataGAAAATTAGAGATTTATAATAA GATCGACGCGAAATCGTTTGCCACGTACCGTGGTGCCAAGTTCAAAAAATCGGATATAATGGcatttaatagaattttaaaatTCGAAGGCACGGCATATTTAATGCAAGGTCGTGGAAAAACGACTGCCATCGTCGTAGTAGTTCTTTCcgatatattattcttcttagtTGAAAGAGATCAAAAATATGCTTTCTTAGTTCCGGACAATAAAGCTGCTAGTGTGGTATcgttacaaaaattattggtACGAGAAAAAGCTGGCCAAGAATCTAGGGGTATATACTTGATAAGTAGCAATCCGGCGGAACCTGAAATGTTTGAGTTAAAAGTTCAAAAGCCTAAGGACAAACAATTCTGGATTCAAGCAATACGTTCGGCGGTTGAGGCTTGTCCTCAAGAACCTGAAAATGATACGGACGTTCTTATGGAtggcaatagtaataatgaattaagGGATACACGTTCATCCTCCATATCGATGCTTTCCGTCGAAGAAAGgcaaaaaatgattaaagctAAGGAATCGCACATATTTAGAATTGTCG GCGAATTACGAAAGAAGGACGCGGAACAGGCGTTGctgttcgaagaaaaaattaatttacaagtACGACTTCTACGTGCATCTAATATTTGGAATGAAAATGATAGTGATTATGAAAAAACGGATaaagtggaaaaagaaattcgcgATTATACACGTCTTGTTCAAATGGAGGCGACGGATACCACTCAACTATGGCAAGAg GTTGTTGTCGCTGTACAGGAAGCCACACGATTGGCCAGTTCATTATCATTTAGTACTGGTGGTGCAACACTTTCTAGAAGTTTAAGTTCAGCGGGCGAACGCCATAGCGAAGCTTACGTTCCACCAGCTCTTTGCGTTCCTAGACGAGCAGAAACATTTGCTggtttcgataataacaaa GAAAGATATCCTGTACGTGAATCAGCGGCGATGAATGTAGGATCATCTCTCCCAAAAGTTGGtgaattttcgaaagaaagtcCCGAGGACAAAGAAAGTTCAGAATTGGACGCGAACAAAGATCAACAATGGACTGCGATACGTTTATCCCATCACGTTTATACTTTGCTTTGTATAATCAGTAATCAAATGACGACAATCGATAGTCTACAAGCGCAATTAGCTGCATGCAAGGAGGGAAGTATGGGAAAATCATCGAATAACAGGCCGAATCCAAATCGTCAATTGGAGGAGTTAAGAAATTTGCAGGATCAGCTTAGCAGGGAAAAGGCAGCGTTTCGTGCTGCTTCTcagcaagaaaaaaatcaattggaAGAGGAACGTGCAGAATTGGCAAGGCAGAGAGAACAATTGGCTGCAGAACAAAGGGACGTTACTCAACAGCGAGATCAATTGTATCGTCGATTGGAGGCGTTGGAACGTCAAGGTTTAAAGGCAGGCTCTACTACGGGTCCAACGACAATTCATTTGTCACACGTAACACAGGCTACAGAAATTGTACAACCACGGAAGTCTCAAGCAGACGCTAAGAGAATACCTATGAATTTAATCAGCGCTACCAATCAGCAGAAAGTACAAAGTAATGTTCCTGTGAAGCAACAACTCCCATTGAAGCTCGCAAGTggaagtaataacaatagcag GAGCGGAAGTACTGCGAGCCACTATAGTCCGGATCGGCATACTAGAACAGGAAGTAGCCCTGCTATCGTAACCGGATCTACGTTCTCTTCTCCTGAACTCGGCAATAGTCATGGTAATAGTGGCACCACGAGTCAAATACATTCCTCTAATCGATCTCTTCGAAATACACGATCTCCTCCTGAATCGtatcaacaacaacatcaacgAGCGGAACAGCAACAACCTTTGGAGGAGGAGGTGATCTTTTTCTGA
- the LOC124427221 gene encoding rho guanine nucleotide exchange factor 28 isoform X1 translates to MEKRQEVLAPFSSDECPNSGEDSEEDVITDYLGSSHSDCDRVPTINGDLGGLSLHGNIVTETGYTEDNTNKTITMSGGNSEQQQQHPLLTLGTNIQTQPNPLVPIISVTPHSPGFAKNYPVLEDNLQHLHEIHDWIQRMRDLTMNTLGNNNRMPHDVPQRLTSSCPSLCPLILIEGGHRSNNHEAGSDPDLLVNCSTNSSPTHFPSMNSHAQPVQGIDRRRSWTDLEDTRRGRRRYSGQNHLQAQNMRQRSISLSSLDSEMELELDGKSCSGPVGVGNRACRSQASTHSLNEADLVQSEYQKIVLKRNSQRLGESSSLMPGLTGARLPLQKSISTPSIVTPPIHTHLTESGTRTTPSLAAETAYDDQHSEKTRRKRGSIFFRKKKDKSGKKNSQQQHAWTTMTTGAQGNHQCDVCMKQSTSKPILHCENCGLSVHQSQGCKDHLVSECTKSKHQSVKAVIKSTSSISSVTSNNSVKRGSTASLPLPTSSGSGREINSKKTVTSYSPWRRVATKLGVNQTINEEKDTDGSGSHRDASSGWEEFDFGDEAHQFTVGDLEGLDPELGLGKEEHDSWSTAIGRHVASRLVDHCEREVKRQEHIYEFVLTEKHHCLVLLAMERIFVEGLRRHFRLGQPNLERMFPRLRDLIEIHLRFLQKLRKRQNANSVVPTIADILVEQFSGENAQRMKSAYGEFCSRHREAVETYKYYLHHDTRFERFVRHCQTNPLLKKKGIPECILFVTQRLTKYPLLVEPLIKTGIMQDEGESLRKALGLVKEILADVDACVADKEREDRKLEIYNKIDAKSFATYRGAKFKKSDIMAFNRILKFEGTAYLMQGRGKTTAIVVVVLSDILFFLVERDQKYAFLVPDNKAASVVSLQKLLVREKAGQESRGIYLISSNPAEPEMFELKVQKPKDKQFWIQAIRSAVEACPQEPENDTDVLMDGNSNNELRDTRSSSISMLSVEERQKMIKAKESHIFRIVGELRKKDAEQALLFEEKINLQVRLLRASNIWNENDSDYEKTDKVEKEIRDYTRLVQMEATDTTQLWQEVVVAVQEATRLASSLSFSTGGATLSRSLSSAGERHSEAYVPPALCVPRRAETFAGFDNNKERYPVRESAAMNVGSSLPKVGEFSKESPEDKESSELDANKDQQWTAIRLSHHVYTLLCIISNQMTTIDSLQAQLAACKEGSMGKSSNNRPNPNRQLEELRNLQDQLSREKAAFRAASQQEKNQLEEERAELARQREQLAAEQRDVTQQRDQLYRRLEALERQGLKAGSTTGPTTIHLSHVTQATEIVQPRKSQADAKRIPMNLISATNQQKVQSNVPVKQQLPLKLASGSNNNSRSGSTASHYSPDRHTRTGSSPAIVTGSTFSSPELGNSHGNSGTTSQIHSSNRSLRNTRSPPESYQQQHQRAEQQQPLEEEVIFF, encoded by the exons atGAATGTCCCAATAGCGGAGAGGATAGCGAAGAGGATGTAATAACGGACTATCTTGGCTCATCGCATTCCGACTGTGACCGTGTGCCTACTATTAATGGAGATCTTGGTGGCCTGAGTCTACATGGAAATATAGTCACAGAAACTGGTTATACCGaagataataccaataaaacAATCACCATGTCTGGAGGGAATTCtgagcagcaacagcaacatcCGTTGCTTACACTTGGTACTAATATTCAAACTCAGCCTAATCCTCTTGTACCCATTATTAGTGTCACACCTCATTCTCCTGGTTTTGCTAAGAACTATCCTGTATTag aggACAATCTGCAGCATTTGCATGAAATTCATGACTGGATTCAACGTATGAGAGACTTGACGATGAATACTTTGGGAAACAATAATCGTATGCCCCATGATGTACCTCAGAGACTGACCTCTTCGTGTCCTTCCTTATGTCCATTGATACTTATAGAGGGTGGACATCGTTCCAATAATCATGAAGCAGGATCTGATCCAGATCTCCTTGTTAACTGTTCAACCAATAGCTCTCCGACACATTTTCCATCTATGAACTCTCATGCACAACCTGTACAGGGCATAGACAGAAGACGAAGTTGGACAGATTTGGAAGATACTAGACGTGGCCGACGCAGATATTCCGGGCAAAATCATCTGCAAGCACAAAATAtg cGACAACGCAGCATTAGTTTAAGTAGTCTGGACAGTGAAATGGAACTAGAACTAGATGGAAAATCTTGTAGTGGACCTGTAGGGGTAGGTAATCGAGCATGCAGATCACAAGCAAGTACTCATTCCTTAAATGAGGCAGACCTTGTGCAG AGTGAATATCAGAAGATtgtcttaaaaagaaatagtcaAAGATTAGGTGAAAGTAGCAGTTTGATGCCAGGTTTAACTGGTGCACGTTTACCTCTCCAGAAATCTATTTCAACCCCTTCCATCGTTACACCGCCAATTCATACGCATCTCACTGAGTCCGGAACACGAACAACACCTTCTCTAGCAGC agAAACTGCATATGATGATCAACATTCTGAGAAGACCAGAAGAAAGCGTGGATCTATTTTCTTCCGTAAGAAAAAG GATAAAagtgggaaaaaaaatagtcaACAGCAACATGCATGGACCACAATGACAACTGGAGCACAGGGAAATCATCAATGTGATGTTTGCATGAAGCAATCAACGAGTAAACCAATTCTTCATTGTGAAA ATTGCGGATTATCGGTACATCAAAGTCAAGGATGCAAGGATCATTTGGTATCAGAATGTACCAAGTCTAAGCATCAGTCTGTAAAAGCTGTTATAAAATCAACATCGAGTATTTCTTCGGTTACAAGTAACAATAGCGTGAAAAGAGGTTCGACGGCATCGTTACCATTACCAACATCATCTGGAAGTGGAAG GGAAATTAACAGCAAGAAAACAGTGACAAGCTACAGCCCTTGGCGGCGAGTTGCCACCAAGCTCGGAGTCAA TCAAACAATTAATGAGGAAAAGGATACAGATGGTAGTGGTTCACATCGGGATGCTTCCAG tgGTTGGGAAGAATTCGATTTTGGAGATGAAGCACATCAGTTTACTGTAGGTGATCTTGAAGGCTTAGATCCTGAACTGGGCTTAGGAAAGGAAGAACATGATTCATGGAGTACAGCCATTGGAAGACACGTAGCATCACGTCTCGTAGATCATTGTGAACGCGAAGTGAAGAGGCAAGagcatatatatgaatttgtgTTAACAGAGAAACATCATTGCTTAGTATTATTAGCCATGGAAAGGATCTTCGTGGAAGGTTTACGACGTCATTTCCGTTTGGGACAACCAAATCTAGAACGAATGTTTCCAAGATTACGTGATCTCATCGAAATTCATTTAAGATTTCTACAGAAATTACGTAAACGTCAAAATGCAAATTCCGTTGTTCCTACTATCGCCGACATACTCGTCGAACAATTCTCAGGTGAAAATGCGCAACGTATGAAAAGTGCATATGGAGAATTTTGTAGTCGTCATAGAGAAGCCGTTGAAacttataagtattatttgcATCATGATACTCGATTTGAACGTTTTGTACGTCACTGTCAG ACAAATCCTTTGTTGAAGAAGAAGGGTATTCCAGAATGTATATTGTTCGTTACACAACGTTTAACAAAATATCCATTACTAGTCGAACCACTTATTAAAACCGGTATTATGCAAGATGAAGGAGAGAGCTTGAGAAAAGCTTTGGGACTAGTGAAAGAAATTTTAGCTGATGTAGATGCGTGCGTGGCAgataaagaaagggaagataGAAAATTAGAGATTTATAATAA GATCGACGCGAAATCGTTTGCCACGTACCGTGGTGCCAAGTTCAAAAAATCGGATATAATGGcatttaatagaattttaaaatTCGAAGGCACGGCATATTTAATGCAAGGTCGTGGAAAAACGACTGCCATCGTCGTAGTAGTTCTTTCcgatatattattcttcttagtTGAAAGAGATCAAAAATATGCTTTCTTAGTTCCGGACAATAAAGCTGCTAGTGTGGTATcgttacaaaaattattggtACGAGAAAAAGCTGGCCAAGAATCTAGGGGTATATACTTGATAAGTAGCAATCCGGCGGAACCTGAAATGTTTGAGTTAAAAGTTCAAAAGCCTAAGGACAAACAATTCTGGATTCAAGCAATACGTTCGGCGGTTGAGGCTTGTCCTCAAGAACCTGAAAATGATACGGACGTTCTTATGGAtggcaatagtaataatgaattaagGGATACACGTTCATCCTCCATATCGATGCTTTCCGTCGAAGAAAGgcaaaaaatgattaaagctAAGGAATCGCACATATTTAGAATTGTCG GCGAATTACGAAAGAAGGACGCGGAACAGGCGTTGctgttcgaagaaaaaattaatttacaagtACGACTTCTACGTGCATCTAATATTTGGAATGAAAATGATAGTGATTATGAAAAAACGGATaaagtggaaaaagaaattcgcgATTATACACGTCTTGTTCAAATGGAGGCGACGGATACCACTCAACTATGGCAAGAg GTTGTTGTCGCTGTACAGGAAGCCACACGATTGGCCAGTTCATTATCATTTAGTACTGGTGGTGCAACACTTTCTAGAAGTTTAAGTTCAGCGGGCGAACGCCATAGCGAAGCTTACGTTCCACCAGCTCTTTGCGTTCCTAGACGAGCAGAAACATTTGCTggtttcgataataacaaa GAAAGATATCCTGTACGTGAATCAGCGGCGATGAATGTAGGATCATCTCTCCCAAAAGTTGGtgaattttcgaaagaaagtcCCGAGGACAAAGAAAGTTCAGAATTGGACGCGAACAAAGATCAACAATGGACTGCGATACGTTTATCCCATCACGTTTATACTTTGCTTTGTATAATCAGTAATCAAATGACGACAATCGATAGTCTACAAGCGCAATTAGCTGCATGCAAGGAGGGAAGTATGGGAAAATCATCGAATAACAGGCCGAATCCAAATCGTCAATTGGAGGAGTTAAGAAATTTGCAGGATCAGCTTAGCAGGGAAAAGGCAGCGTTTCGTGCTGCTTCTcagcaagaaaaaaatcaattggaAGAGGAACGTGCAGAATTGGCAAGGCAGAGAGAACAATTGGCTGCAGAACAAAGGGACGTTACTCAACAGCGAGATCAATTGTATCGTCGATTGGAGGCGTTGGAACGTCAAGGTTTAAAGGCAGGCTCTACTACGGGTCCAACGACAATTCATTTGTCACACGTAACACAGGCTACAGAAATTGTACAACCACGGAAGTCTCAAGCAGACGCTAAGAGAATACCTATGAATTTAATCAGCGCTACCAATCAGCAGAAAGTACAAAGTAATGTTCCTGTGAAGCAACAACTCCCATTGAAGCTCGCAAGTggaagtaataacaatagcag GAGCGGAAGTACTGCGAGCCACTATAGTCCGGATCGGCATACTAGAACAGGAAGTAGCCCTGCTATCGTAACCGGATCTACGTTCTCTTCTCCTGAACTCGGCAATAGTCATGGTAATAGTGGCACCACGAGTCAAATACATTCCTCTAATCGATCTCTTCGAAATACACGATCTCCTCCTGAATCGtatcaacaacaacatcaacgAGCGGAACAGCAACAACCTTTGGAGGAGGAGGTGATCTTTTTCTGA